In one window of Frigoriglobus tundricola DNA:
- a CDS encoding RNA polymerase sigma factor: MQDFFDRLRRPVRSVPAGTKKSEKMSNGSVATAIFLNRTRGAEPMNELLLLHQAQNGDSGALTLLVDELHPRVLNFVRISTRGRHSAEDIVQVTWVRFLQKLGTFDFTGAGQLRTWLFRTAYHVALECGHRPLTPLSPTSAVLTGLVAAGSEHQPAFDESDLNAVQEVMRVLRATEWLIVRLFGFDGLSHREIVELGVLGLRDQQESRSLLHEARRTLGAELRRRFPQLAERLLDQE, encoded by the coding sequence ATGCAAGATTTTTTTGATCGACTTCGGCGGCCGGTCCGTTCCGTACCGGCGGGGACGAAAAAATCAGAAAAAATGTCCAACGGTTCGGTCGCAACCGCCATCTTCCTGAACCGGACACGCGGAGCCGAACCGATGAATGAGTTGCTTCTCTTACACCAGGCACAGAACGGCGACAGTGGCGCGCTAACGCTCCTGGTGGACGAGTTGCACCCGCGTGTGCTCAACTTCGTTCGTATTTCCACACGCGGCCGGCATTCCGCGGAGGACATTGTTCAAGTGACATGGGTGCGTTTCTTGCAAAAATTGGGCACCTTCGACTTCACCGGGGCCGGGCAGCTCCGAACGTGGTTGTTCCGCACGGCCTATCACGTCGCCCTTGAGTGCGGGCACCGACCGCTGACCCCGCTGTCGCCAACATCCGCGGTGCTCACCGGCCTCGTCGCAGCCGGTTCGGAACACCAACCCGCCTTCGATGAAAGCGACTTGAACGCCGTCCAGGAGGTCATGCGGGTTCTTCGCGCCACCGAGTGGCTGATCGTGCGACTGTTCGGTTTCGATGGCCTGTCGCACCGCGAGATCGTGGAGTTGGGGGTGCTGGGACTTCGTGACCAACAAGAGAGTCGCTCGCTTCTGCATGAGGCCCGTCGCACCCTCGGAGCCGAACTCCGCCGTCGCTTTCCCCAATTGGCCGAGCGATTGTTGGACCAGGAGTGA
- a CDS encoding ParB/RepB/Spo0J family partition protein produces the protein MAVLRLLTVLLAACDIAYNPRSARDPSYCRALGENIRTNGQKVPIIGFFVGERFQVADGGCRVEGMRIAGLTEVLALDWGKEPTPSDLLMAHASIDVHKQFLPPLDRARLFRSLLDARGCTAKQLADELSISDSLVGKYLSLLSLPADLQEQVTTGALEFGKACVLPQEPDPFRQRELAAVAPNMSRDAFAALVRKGRQPSHSAPQTGPIRTTPSVKLARVRCPLSTGATVVVSGPEMTLGDLIEALSSALEAARKANKDSLDVKTAEKVWKDKAKAGVA, from the coding sequence ATGGCAGTCCTACGCCTGCTGACCGTGCTGCTGGCCGCCTGCGACATTGCCTACAACCCGCGCTCGGCGCGCGACCCATCCTATTGCCGCGCGCTCGGCGAGAACATCCGGACCAACGGCCAAAAGGTGCCGATCATCGGCTTCTTCGTAGGTGAGCGCTTTCAGGTCGCCGATGGCGGATGTCGAGTCGAGGGGATGCGGATCGCCGGTCTGACCGAGGTACTGGCTCTCGACTGGGGTAAGGAACCCACCCCGTCCGACCTGTTGATGGCCCACGCCTCCATCGACGTGCATAAGCAGTTCCTTCCCCCCCTTGACCGGGCGCGGCTGTTCCGCTCCTTGCTCGATGCCCGGGGGTGTACTGCCAAACAACTCGCTGACGAGTTGAGCATTAGCGACAGCCTGGTCGGCAAGTATCTGTCGCTCCTCTCCCTCCCGGCCGACCTCCAGGAGCAGGTCACCACCGGCGCGCTGGAGTTCGGCAAGGCGTGCGTTCTGCCCCAGGAGCCGGACCCGTTCCGGCAGCGCGAGTTGGCGGCCGTCGCCCCGAACATGTCCCGTGACGCCTTCGCCGCCTTGGTCCGGAAGGGGCGCCAACCGAGTCACTCGGCACCTCAGACCGGTCCAATCCGAACCACTCCTTCTGTGAAACTCGCCCGCGTGCGCTGCCCGCTCTCCACCGGAGCAACGGTGGTCGTCTCCGGACCGGAGATGACGCTCGGCGACCTCATCGAGGCCCTGTCCTCGGCCCTCGAAGCGGCCCGCAAAGCCAACAAGGACTCGCTGGACGTGAAGACCGCCGAAAAGGTGTGGAAGGACAAAGCCAAAGCGGGGGTGGCATAA
- a CDS encoding WD40 repeat domain-containing protein — protein sequence MSTDSALPDDDESLTALAGRDSVLWRHGRDGLAGRLSNACRSELRDWLAKINNNPRLWNRYGTGQDTARHLATATGEIILAAAALSAGEFEPFLTHLHTAVVANGDALGIPLAAPVNPSNVPNGTGVWDRSPADRLNFANQYMNELERFVPGDRRGALGGARSAISDLVESGAERVLLGRLQFRVQLPVAVILLGAGAAEGAGRAYRLTVEWFDRPGEPLLVRDPVALGCSVLDHQFEQAERAAWAVAVGQRLFRERGFVRWGTDMAPGPEAVAIGGPSAGGALATALVSLGERRRPVWALVLGHVDPNECVNTKTGAGTLHEVSNVAEKVMAAVEMLRVGRVVLWRSEPGTDDTSDVRDDLQFLQQEHPNLAVTRLATVRKAVDHLSSSRTHPRTKWAGIVGVLLLFLLTTTGGTYAYVSRLGIEKKVDVEKERSERVAVLVRLHEDDLKRKEWPLDQMKGHLEAMARDDVEIANANWAKFADALRTRIETTPYPNEDEVERYQAALVLLESHDRHLAETVRAVLEPRRAHLQLQWKLPLPAAEPLPGLVPNPAPQLGRWQLETRESRGGWKCGAGSPNGKLLAFACQDGHVRVKDIETGDLVHFFVGHTDEVGCVAWSPDSRFLASSGRDRTVRVWDTENAERPRVFKPGKTINCLAWNKDNKRLLAGGTGQLCLWNARTDKGVMQDLLPGALVSAVAWNPDGTEIVIVGEHQNALIWKVTLNADGQVGNKQSLRVPDSTKQLFCVAWSPNGEMIAAGGRGQLAKHSSDSLAPGGKSEVHAWAARDRELKWSVNDDFGLAIRVLAWNKDSTRLAVGTQAGRVCEHNYVSVHDELGKQTGCAPTNQPINSLVWSPDSSRLLTGHWDNSCRFWKADGTPLPGNIKFAAPIGAFNALTFDADKKMFALGTRTGEVRLGNLDGRNVRILSDLPVIERIAWNPTDNRLALFGWGDNIHVRGTDPQKPVTIWIKSKQPCDIDWSRDGKQLVAGGEDGSVRIWSADGTEAERPPVQKDGVRAVAWNPDNKRVAIGLGWKDGTVRIWDVEKRREGPQATGHGPGIIRLQWSPDGQHLASSSSNGTVKIWDAQLRPVGKPMVHTTAARTLAWSPNNDRLATGDDSGTCRIWTSKGEPVHHFKASAGRILALAWSADGKHLISGSEDGIARYTDLESHKLVHLLVPLPGENAVTLSARGEILSASPNTDGALLYLVEGGAGYMNLLGMDEYRKRWKECVRTAD from the coding sequence ATGAGTACGGACTCCGCTTTACCGGACGACGATGAGAGCCTCACCGCTCTGGCCGGACGCGACAGCGTTCTTTGGCGACACGGGCGTGACGGACTGGCCGGGCGCCTGTCGAACGCGTGCCGATCCGAGTTGAGGGACTGGCTGGCGAAGATCAACAACAATCCCCGTCTCTGGAATCGTTACGGAACCGGCCAGGACACCGCGCGTCACCTTGCCACGGCGACGGGCGAGATCATCCTGGCGGCCGCCGCTCTCAGTGCCGGCGAATTCGAGCCCTTTCTGACGCACCTGCACACGGCCGTGGTCGCGAACGGTGACGCGCTCGGAATTCCCCTCGCGGCACCGGTCAACCCTTCGAACGTGCCGAACGGAACCGGTGTATGGGACCGGTCGCCAGCCGACCGCTTGAATTTCGCAAACCAGTACATGAACGAACTGGAGCGATTCGTTCCGGGTGACCGGCGGGGCGCGCTCGGCGGGGCGCGCTCGGCGATCTCGGACCTAGTCGAGTCGGGGGCGGAGCGGGTTTTGCTCGGGCGGTTACAGTTCCGGGTTCAACTCCCGGTCGCCGTGATCCTGCTGGGCGCGGGCGCGGCCGAAGGTGCCGGGCGGGCGTACCGGCTGACCGTTGAGTGGTTCGATCGTCCGGGAGAGCCCCTACTGGTCCGCGATCCGGTGGCCCTGGGTTGTTCAGTGCTGGACCATCAGTTCGAACAGGCCGAGCGGGCGGCTTGGGCGGTGGCGGTCGGGCAACGGTTGTTTCGGGAGCGAGGGTTCGTGCGCTGGGGAACGGACATGGCGCCGGGTCCGGAGGCCGTGGCCATCGGCGGGCCATCGGCGGGTGGAGCGCTGGCCACGGCTCTCGTATCACTGGGGGAGCGGCGCCGGCCCGTGTGGGCGCTGGTATTGGGTCATGTGGACCCGAACGAGTGTGTGAACACCAAGACCGGCGCGGGGACGCTCCACGAAGTGAGTAATGTGGCCGAGAAAGTGATGGCAGCAGTCGAGATGTTGCGCGTCGGCCGGGTGGTGCTGTGGCGGTCAGAGCCGGGCACCGACGACACGTCGGATGTCCGGGACGATCTCCAGTTTCTCCAGCAGGAGCACCCGAACCTCGCGGTCACGCGGTTAGCTACGGTGCGCAAGGCAGTCGACCACCTCAGCAGCAGCCGGACTCATCCGCGGACCAAGTGGGCCGGGATCGTGGGAGTGTTGCTCCTCTTTCTCCTGACGACCACCGGGGGCACTTATGCGTACGTCTCGAGGCTCGGCATCGAAAAAAAGGTGGATGTGGAGAAAGAACGTTCCGAGCGCGTTGCCGTCCTCGTTCGGCTACACGAGGACGACCTGAAACGGAAGGAGTGGCCCCTAGACCAAATGAAGGGGCATCTTGAGGCGATGGCCCGAGACGACGTTGAAATCGCCAACGCCAACTGGGCCAAATTCGCCGACGCACTCCGCACCCGCATCGAAACAACTCCCTACCCGAATGAGGACGAGGTCGAGCGCTACCAAGCGGCGCTGGTGCTCTTGGAGAGTCACGATCGCCATCTCGCCGAAACCGTACGTGCGGTACTGGAACCTCGGCGTGCTCATTTGCAACTTCAGTGGAAATTACCGCTCCCGGCCGCGGAACCCCTTCCCGGCCTCGTTCCGAACCCGGCGCCGCAGCTCGGCCGCTGGCAGTTGGAGACGCGCGAGAGTCGAGGCGGTTGGAAGTGCGGCGCCGGGAGCCCCAACGGGAAGCTGCTGGCCTTTGCGTGCCAAGATGGTCACGTTCGCGTCAAGGACATCGAGACCGGGGATTTGGTCCATTTCTTCGTCGGGCACACGGATGAAGTGGGATGTGTCGCCTGGAGCCCCGACAGCCGCTTCTTGGCAAGCAGCGGTCGGGACCGGACCGTGCGCGTGTGGGATACCGAGAACGCGGAGCGCCCGCGCGTGTTCAAACCCGGAAAGACCATCAATTGTCTCGCTTGGAACAAGGACAACAAGCGTCTCCTGGCCGGAGGAACGGGGCAGTTGTGCCTTTGGAACGCTCGCACTGACAAGGGGGTAATGCAAGACCTGCTTCCCGGTGCCCTGGTTTCGGCGGTCGCCTGGAATCCCGACGGAACCGAGATCGTCATCGTTGGGGAACATCAGAATGCCCTGATCTGGAAGGTGACATTGAACGCCGATGGGCAGGTCGGCAACAAACAGTCCTTGCGTGTTCCCGATTCGACCAAGCAGCTTTTCTGTGTCGCCTGGAGCCCCAACGGGGAAATGATTGCGGCCGGCGGTCGGGGTCAGCTTGCGAAGCACAGTTCGGATAGTCTGGCGCCCGGTGGCAAGAGTGAAGTACACGCATGGGCCGCTCGCGACCGGGAGTTGAAGTGGTCCGTGAATGATGACTTCGGACTCGCCATTCGGGTGCTCGCCTGGAACAAGGACAGCACGCGTCTCGCCGTCGGCACACAGGCCGGTCGGGTGTGCGAACACAATTATGTCAGCGTTCACGATGAGTTGGGTAAACAAACCGGGTGTGCGCCCACAAACCAACCGATCAACTCCCTGGTCTGGTCGCCGGACAGTTCGCGACTCCTCACCGGGCATTGGGATAATAGTTGCCGCTTCTGGAAAGCCGATGGCACCCCCTTGCCGGGTAATATCAAATTCGCAGCGCCAATAGGCGCTTTTAACGCTCTGACCTTCGACGCCGACAAAAAAATGTTTGCCCTCGGTACCAGAACTGGGGAGGTCCGCCTGGGGAATCTTGACGGTCGCAACGTGAGAATTCTCTCCGATCTCCCCGTAATCGAGCGCATCGCCTGGAACCCCACCGATAACCGGTTGGCGCTGTTCGGTTGGGGAGACAACATCCACGTGCGCGGGACCGACCCCCAAAAGCCTGTTACCATATGGATCAAAAGTAAACAGCCGTGCGATATCGACTGGAGTCGCGATGGCAAGCAACTGGTTGCGGGAGGCGAGGACGGATCGGTTCGAATCTGGAGCGCCGATGGAACGGAAGCTGAAAGACCACCCGTTCAGAAAGACGGGGTCCGGGCCGTGGCGTGGAACCCAGACAATAAACGAGTTGCCATTGGACTCGGTTGGAAGGACGGAACCGTCCGCATTTGGGACGTTGAAAAGCGCCGAGAGGGACCCCAGGCAACAGGGCACGGACCGGGCATTATTCGGCTCCAATGGTCCCCGGACGGTCAGCATTTGGCGAGTTCGAGTAGTAACGGTACGGTGAAGATCTGGGACGCGCAGCTCCGCCCCGTTGGAAAACCGATGGTCCATACGACCGCGGCTCGGACCCTCGCGTGGTCGCCGAATAACGACCGCTTGGCAACGGGCGACGACAGCGGTACGTGCCGGATCTGGACATCAAAGGGCGAGCCCGTCCACCACTTCAAGGCATCCGCGGGGCGCATCCTGGCGCTGGCCTGGAGCGCCGACGGAAAGCACCTGATCAGCGGGAGCGAAGACGGAATCGCGCGGTACACGGACCTAGAATCGCACAAGCTGGTCCATTTGCTCGTCCCGTTGCCCGGGGAGAACGCTGTCACACTCTCGGCTCGTGGCGAGATCCTCTCGGCGAGCCCGAACACCGACGGAGCGTTGCTGTACTTGGTGGAGGGTGGCGCGGGTTATATGAATCTCCTCGGCATGGACGAATACCGTAAACGCTGGAAGGAATGCGTCCGCACTGCGGACTAA
- a CDS encoding type IV secretory system conjugative DNA transfer family protein encodes MFKILRLTLIVTVLLAVYLAALVVYLVPYAWLVPVAIGVRLLCRTSYRYTAFGTARWAAPEDLPHLLEGHGLIVGHIEGRPGKIAGTKSLFNSRIPARAACQRFLEAFQKKPPKQLVRLTTAVHTAVFAPTGVGKGVSCVLPHLLTCPDSCVVVDFKGENARLTASARRRMGHRVVILDPFKIATPEPDTFNPLEFIDRDADTALDDCRDLAEALVVRTGQEKDPHWNDAAEVWIAAMTAMVVSFAEGGDRSLQSVRALLTNPDKMQSAIKIMCESEDVWQGMLSRLGHQLTHFKDKELASTLTTTNRFLRFLDTVAVADSTRQSSFDPADLLTGRMTVYLILPPDHMRAQSPLLRLWIGSLLRAVVKGGLQEKTRVHFVLDEAASLGHMDALDDAVDKFRGYGVRLQLYYQSLGQLKKCWPDGQDQTLLSNVTQVFFGVNDQPTAEYVSARLGEETILVTSGGTGTSTSHQSSPQGSGSTSTSYSRNDNWQQHGRKLLRPEEVAALDPRIAITFTPGVPPFWTVLVRYYEKAFTQPRRMGPVKMWFDTLCLFLTAAILAVLWTAALTNDTFR; translated from the coding sequence ATGTTTAAGATCCTCCGCCTGACCCTGATCGTCACCGTGCTGCTGGCCGTGTACCTGGCCGCGCTGGTCGTCTACCTCGTCCCCTACGCCTGGCTGGTGCCCGTCGCTATCGGCGTCCGACTGCTGTGCCGGACGAGCTACCGTTACACGGCCTTCGGCACGGCCCGCTGGGCGGCGCCGGAAGATTTACCACATTTGCTCGAGGGCCACGGGCTGATCGTTGGGCACATCGAGGGGCGCCCCGGCAAGATCGCCGGAACGAAATCGCTCTTCAACTCCCGCATCCCGGCTCGCGCGGCGTGCCAGCGTTTTCTCGAGGCGTTCCAGAAGAAGCCGCCGAAACAACTCGTCCGGCTGACCACCGCCGTCCATACGGCGGTCTTCGCCCCGACCGGGGTGGGCAAGGGCGTGTCCTGCGTCCTCCCGCACCTGCTCACTTGCCCGGACTCGTGCGTGGTGGTGGATTTCAAGGGGGAGAACGCCCGGCTCACCGCGAGCGCCCGCCGGCGCATGGGCCACCGGGTGGTGATCCTCGACCCGTTCAAAATCGCCACCCCCGAACCGGACACCTTCAACCCGCTGGAGTTCATCGACCGGGATGCCGACACGGCACTGGATGACTGCCGTGATCTGGCCGAGGCGCTGGTGGTACGGACGGGACAAGAGAAAGACCCGCACTGGAACGATGCGGCCGAGGTGTGGATCGCGGCGATGACCGCGATGGTCGTATCGTTCGCCGAGGGAGGCGACCGGTCCCTGCAATCGGTGCGGGCGCTGCTGACCAACCCGGACAAGATGCAGTCGGCCATCAAGATCATGTGCGAGTCGGAGGACGTCTGGCAGGGTATGCTCTCCCGGCTCGGCCACCAGTTGACGCACTTCAAGGACAAGGAACTGGCCTCGACGCTCACGACAACGAACCGGTTCCTGCGGTTCCTCGACACGGTCGCGGTCGCCGACAGCACCCGCCAGAGCAGCTTCGACCCGGCCGACCTGCTGACGGGCCGGATGACCGTATACCTGATTCTCCCGCCCGACCATATGCGGGCGCAATCGCCCCTGTTGCGGCTGTGGATCGGCTCGCTGCTGCGGGCGGTCGTCAAGGGCGGGCTCCAGGAGAAGACCCGGGTGCATTTCGTCCTCGACGAGGCGGCGAGCCTCGGGCACATGGACGCGCTCGACGACGCGGTGGACAAGTTCCGCGGGTACGGGGTCCGACTCCAACTGTACTACCAGTCGCTGGGTCAGCTCAAGAAGTGCTGGCCGGACGGGCAGGACCAGACGCTGCTCTCCAACGTGACCCAGGTGTTCTTCGGGGTCAACGACCAGCCGACGGCCGAATACGTCAGCGCCCGGCTCGGCGAGGAGACCATCCTCGTCACCAGCGGCGGAACCGGGACGAGCACGTCCCACCAATCCTCCCCGCAGGGAAGCGGCAGCACCAGCACTTCGTACAGCCGCAACGACAACTGGCAGCAGCACGGCCGCAAGCTGTTGCGGCCGGAAGAAGTCGCGGCCCTCGATCCGCGCATCGCGATCACCTTCACGCCCGGCGTTCCGCCCTTCTGGACCGTGCTGGTGCGCTACTACGAGAAGGCGTTCACCCAACCCCGCCGCATGGGACCGGTGAAGATGTGGTTCGACACGCTGTGTTTGTTCCTGACCGCCGCCATCCTTGCTGTGCTGTGGACGGCGGCGCTCACCAATGACACCTTCCGGTGA